From one Rhizobium lentis genomic stretch:
- the xylA gene encoding xylose isomerase, with protein MSTGFFGDIQKIKYEGPDSTNPLAFRYYQPDEIVLGKRMEDHLRFAVAYWHTFTWPGGDPFGGQTFLRPWFEDTMKAAKLKADVAFEFFSLLGAPYYCFHDADVRPEGKNFAENTKNLNEIVDYFTEKQAATGTKLLWGTANLFSNRRYMSGAATNPDPDVFAFAAATVKTCIDATQKLGGENYVLWGGREGYETLLNTDLKRELDQLGRFLNLVVEYKHKIGFKGTILIEPKPQEPTKHQYDYDVATVYGFLKKHGLENEVKVNIEQGHAILAGHSFEHELALANALGIFGSIDMNRNDYQSGWDTDQFPNNVPEMALAYYHVLAGGGFKTGGTNFDAKLRRQSLDPADLLIGHIGGMDCCARGLKAAAKMIEDKALSQPLADRYAGWDSAEAQKLFRGEYSLDEITNWVETKDVNPQPRSGKQELLENVVNRYV; from the coding sequence ATGAGCACCGGATTTTTCGGCGATATCCAGAAGATCAAATATGAAGGCCCGGACAGCACCAATCCGCTGGCTTTCCGTTATTACCAGCCGGACGAGATCGTCCTCGGCAAGCGCATGGAGGACCATTTGCGCTTTGCGGTGGCCTATTGGCACACCTTCACCTGGCCGGGCGGCGATCCCTTCGGTGGCCAGACCTTCCTGCGCCCCTGGTTTGAAGACACGATGAAGGCCGCAAAGCTGAAGGCCGACGTCGCTTTCGAATTCTTCTCGCTGCTCGGCGCGCCCTATTATTGCTTCCATGACGCCGACGTGCGCCCGGAAGGCAAGAATTTTGCCGAGAACACCAAGAACCTGAACGAGATCGTCGATTATTTTACCGAGAAGCAGGCTGCCACCGGCACCAAGCTGCTCTGGGGCACTGCGAACCTCTTCTCCAATCGCCGCTACATGTCGGGTGCGGCGACCAACCCGGATCCCGATGTCTTCGCTTTCGCTGCTGCAACGGTGAAGACCTGCATCGACGCCACGCAGAAGCTCGGCGGCGAGAACTATGTGCTCTGGGGCGGTCGCGAAGGTTACGAGACGCTGCTCAACACAGATCTCAAGCGCGAGCTCGACCAGCTCGGCCGCTTCCTCAATCTCGTCGTCGAGTACAAGCACAAGATCGGCTTCAAAGGCACGATCCTGATCGAGCCGAAGCCGCAGGAGCCGACCAAGCACCAGTATGATTACGACGTCGCGACCGTCTATGGCTTCCTCAAGAAGCACGGTCTTGAAAACGAGGTGAAGGTCAATATCGAGCAGGGCCACGCGATCCTCGCGGGCCACTCCTTCGAGCACGAGCTGGCGCTTGCCAATGCACTCGGCATCTTCGGCTCGATCGACATGAACCGCAACGACTACCAGTCCGGCTGGGATACCGACCAGTTCCCGAACAATGTTCCCGAAATGGCGCTTGCCTATTATCACGTTCTGGCAGGCGGCGGCTTCAAGACAGGCGGCACCAATTTCGATGCGAAGCTGCGCCGCCAGTCGCTCGATCCGGCAGACCTGCTGATCGGACATATCGGCGGCATGGATTGCTGCGCCCGCGGCTTGAAGGCGGCCGCCAAGATGATCGAGGACAAGGCTCTGTCGCAGCCGCTCGCCGATCGTTATGCCGGTTGGGATTCGGCCGAGGCGCAGAAGCTCTTCCGCGGCGAGTATTCGCTGGATGAGATCACGAACTGGGTCGAGACCAAGGACGTCAATCCGCAGCCGAGATCCGGAAAGCAGGAACTGCTCGAAAACGTCGTCAACCGTTACGTTTAA
- the xylB gene encoding xylulokinase: MYLGLDLGTSGVKAMLIDGDQTIIGSANGALDVSRPHSGWSEQEPSHWVRATEEAVAGLKAKHPKELAAVKGIGLSGQMHGATLIDASDKVLRPCILWNDTRSHVEAAALDADPRFRALTGNIVFPGFTAPKLAWVQKHEPENFAKVAKVLLPKDYLRLWLTGEYISEMSDSAGTSWLDTGKRAWSSELLAATNLSREQMPALVEGTEQAGKLRPELAAQWGIPGSVVVAGGAGDNAASACGMGTVSDGAAFVSLGTSGVLFAANGSYLPKPESAVHAFCHALPHTWHQMGVILSATDALNWHSGVTGKSAADLTGEVGETLKAPTGVTFLPYLSGERTPHNDAVIRGAFIGLGHESSRAVLTQAVLEGVTFAIRDNLEALRSAGTGISRVTAIGGGSRSRYWLASIATALGVPVDLPADGDFGAAFGAARLGLIAATGADPIAVCTPPVTAGTIEPVSALSGAYEEAYKRYRALYPAIKSLAH, encoded by the coding sequence ATGTATCTCGGTCTCGATCTCGGAACCTCCGGCGTCAAGGCGATGCTGATCGACGGTGATCAGACGATTATCGGCTCGGCCAATGGTGCGCTCGACGTGTCGCGCCCACATTCCGGCTGGTCGGAGCAGGAGCCGTCGCACTGGGTGCGCGCCACGGAGGAAGCCGTTGCCGGCCTGAAGGCGAAACATCCGAAAGAGCTTGCGGCGGTCAAGGGCATCGGCCTTTCCGGCCAGATGCACGGGGCGACACTCATCGACGCGAGCGACAAGGTGCTGCGGCCCTGCATTCTCTGGAACGACACGCGCAGTCATGTCGAGGCAGCAGCGCTTGACGCCGATCCACGCTTCCGCGCGCTCACCGGCAATATCGTCTTCCCCGGCTTCACGGCGCCGAAGCTCGCCTGGGTTCAGAAGCACGAGCCGGAAAACTTCGCCAAGGTGGCCAAGGTGCTGCTCCCGAAGGATTATCTCCGCCTCTGGCTGACCGGCGAATATATTTCCGAAATGTCGGATTCGGCCGGAACCTCCTGGCTCGACACCGGCAAGCGCGCCTGGTCGTCCGAGCTGCTCGCCGCCACCAATCTTTCCAGGGAGCAGATGCCGGCGCTCGTCGAAGGCACCGAGCAGGCCGGCAAACTGCGGCCCGAACTGGCGGCGCAATGGGGTATTCCGGGCTCGGTTGTGGTTGCCGGCGGCGCGGGCGACAACGCGGCGTCGGCCTGCGGCATGGGCACTGTCAGCGATGGCGCCGCCTTTGTCTCGCTCGGCACGTCGGGCGTGCTCTTTGCCGCCAACGGTTCATACCTGCCGAAGCCGGAAAGCGCCGTGCATGCTTTCTGCCACGCGTTGCCGCACACTTGGCACCAGATGGGCGTCATCCTGTCGGCCACCGATGCGCTCAACTGGCATTCCGGCGTCACCGGCAAATCGGCCGCCGACCTGACGGGCGAAGTCGGGGAGACGCTGAAGGCGCCGACCGGAGTCACTTTCCTGCCCTATCTCTCCGGCGAGCGCACGCCGCACAATGATGCCGTCATCCGCGGCGCTTTCATCGGCCTCGGGCATGAAAGCAGCCGCGCCGTGCTCACCCAGGCCGTTCTTGAAGGTGTGACCTTCGCCATCCGCGACAATCTCGAAGCGCTGCGTTCGGCCGGCACCGGCATATCCCGGGTGACGGCGATCGGCGGCGGCTCGCGCTCGCGGTATTGGTTGGCATCGATCGCTACCGCGCTCGGCGTTCCGGTCGACCTGCCGGCCGACGGAGATTTCGGTGCGGCCTTCGGCGCGGCCCGCCTCGGCCTGATCGCGGCGACGGGAGCCGATCCGATTGCCGTCTGCACGCCGCCGGTGACGGCAGGCACGATCGAGCCGGTTTCGGCGCTCAGCGGCGCCTATGAGGAGGCCTACAAGCGCTACCGGGCACTCTATCCGGCGATCAAATCGCTGGCGCATTGA
- a CDS encoding LacI family DNA-binding transcriptional regulator: MRPTVHDIAAAAGVSLATVDRVLNQRPGVRHVTREKVETAIRELGYIRDVAAANLAKGRTYPLVFILPASDNSFMHGLNAEIRQAILRSSAERTDIRTIEVSAFDPAALVSVLEGLARERPCGIAMVATDAPEVRAIVDRLVRAGFPIVTLVSDLTGSLRHHYAGVDNIAAGRTAARLLGRFLGARKGEIAVLAGSMLVRDHRERLEGFTSVMAEEFPGLAILPVLEGRDDPEIAHMLVADALSRNAGIVGVYSLGAGNRGLIRALKEKAVDRTLTVIAHELTVHTRAALIDRTIDAILNQDAGHEVRSAIRVLKAKADGLAVIEAQERIRLDIFLKDNLP, encoded by the coding sequence ATGAGGCCAACAGTTCACGATATCGCCGCTGCGGCAGGCGTCAGTCTCGCGACTGTCGACCGGGTTCTCAACCAGCGTCCCGGTGTGCGCCACGTCACGCGGGAGAAGGTCGAGACCGCAATTCGCGAGCTCGGTTATATCAGGGACGTTGCCGCCGCCAATCTGGCCAAGGGGCGAACCTATCCACTGGTTTTCATACTGCCGGCCAGCGACAATTCCTTCATGCATGGGCTGAATGCCGAGATTCGGCAGGCAATCCTCCGCTCGTCTGCCGAGCGCACCGATATTCGCACCATCGAGGTGTCGGCTTTCGATCCGGCTGCCCTCGTCTCCGTGCTCGAAGGACTTGCCCGGGAAAGACCCTGCGGCATCGCCATGGTCGCGACCGATGCGCCTGAAGTGCGGGCCATCGTCGACAGGTTGGTGCGCGCCGGTTTTCCCATCGTCACCCTGGTTTCCGATCTCACCGGGTCGCTGCGCCATCACTATGCCGGCGTCGACAATATTGCAGCAGGGCGGACAGCTGCCCGTCTGCTCGGCCGGTTCCTCGGGGCCCGAAAAGGCGAAATCGCCGTGCTTGCCGGCTCCATGCTGGTGCGCGACCATCGCGAGCGGCTCGAGGGCTTTACCTCGGTCATGGCCGAGGAATTTCCCGGCCTTGCGATCCTGCCGGTTCTCGAAGGCCGCGACGATCCCGAGATTGCGCACATGCTCGTTGCCGATGCACTGTCCAGGAATGCCGGTATCGTCGGCGTCTACAGCCTCGGCGCCGGTAACCGCGGCCTGATCCGGGCGCTGAAGGAAAAGGCCGTTGACCGGACGCTGACCGTCATTGCCCACGAGCTGACCGTGCATACGCGCGCCGCACTCATCGACCGTACGATCGATGCGATCCTCAACCAGGATGCGGGCCATGAGGTGCGCAGCGCGATCCGCGTATTGAAAGCCAAGGCGGACGGGCTTGCCGTCATCGAAGCGCAGGAGCGCATCCGTCTCGACATCTTCCTGAAAGACAATCTGCCGTAA
- a CDS encoding DHA2 family efflux MFS transporter permease subunit encodes MAGSATATAGTIPAAPAHAEDRMDPRKLIAFLAMVLGMFMSILDIQIVSASLAEIQAGLSAGSDEIGWVQTAYLIAEVIMIPLSGTLARIISTRYLFAISAAGFTMASALAATATNIDQMIVYRAIQGFIGGGMIPSVFAAAFTIFPPSKRSIVSPIIGLIATLAPTIGPTVGGYLSHAFSWHWLFLVNIVPGIIVTIVTWNFIDFDKPELSLFKKFDWWGLISMGIFLGALEYVLEEGNSNDWFNDSSIAAAAVASGVAAIVFFYRAFTVEFPVVDLKAFANRNFSFGSVFSFVMGIGLYGLTYIYPVYLGRIRGYDSLMIGETMFVSGLAMFFTAPIAGRLSTKMDLRLMMVIGFVSFAAGTYIMIHLTADWDFYELFIPQILRGFGLMMCMVPINNIALGTMPPSRIRGASGLFNLTRNLGGAVGLAVINTVLTNRQDVHYERLRENMDWGNPAAIDQMNNMAANFNSYGMDGASVAIKQMVGLATKQAVILSFSDVFLILTALFVAMILGVAMIQKPAPQGGGGGGGGH; translated from the coding sequence ATGGCCGGAAGCGCGACAGCAACGGCGGGAACGATTCCGGCAGCGCCTGCTCATGCCGAGGATCGGATGGATCCGAGGAAGCTTATCGCCTTCCTCGCGATGGTGCTCGGCATGTTCATGTCGATCCTCGACATCCAGATCGTCTCGGCCTCTCTTGCCGAAATCCAGGCGGGGCTTTCAGCCGGCTCCGACGAGATCGGCTGGGTGCAGACGGCTTATCTGATCGCCGAAGTGATCATGATCCCGCTGTCGGGCACATTGGCGCGCATCATTTCGACGCGTTATCTCTTCGCGATCTCGGCCGCAGGCTTCACCATGGCGAGCGCACTTGCGGCGACGGCGACGAATATCGATCAGATGATCGTCTATCGCGCTATTCAGGGCTTCATCGGCGGCGGCATGATCCCGTCGGTCTTCGCAGCCGCCTTCACCATCTTCCCGCCGTCGAAGCGCAGCATCGTTTCGCCGATCATCGGCCTGATCGCGACGCTGGCGCCAACCATCGGTCCGACCGTCGGCGGCTATCTCAGCCACGCCTTCTCCTGGCACTGGCTGTTCCTCGTCAATATCGTTCCCGGCATCATCGTCACGATCGTCACCTGGAACTTCATCGATTTCGACAAGCCCGAACTGTCGCTCTTCAAGAAGTTCGACTGGTGGGGGCTGATCTCGATGGGCATTTTCCTCGGCGCGCTGGAATATGTTCTCGAAGAGGGAAATTCGAACGACTGGTTCAACGACAGTTCGATCGCCGCCGCCGCCGTCGCCTCCGGCGTCGCAGCGATCGTCTTCTTCTATCGCGCCTTCACCGTGGAATTCCCCGTCGTCGACCTCAAGGCCTTTGCGAACCGGAATTTCTCCTTCGGCTCGGTCTTTTCCTTCGTCATGGGCATCGGCCTTTATGGCCTGACCTATATTTACCCGGTCTATCTCGGCCGTATCCGCGGCTATGATTCGCTGATGATCGGCGAGACGATGTTCGTCTCCGGGCTTGCGATGTTCTTCACCGCGCCGATCGCCGGCAGGCTGTCGACCAAGATGGACCTACGCCTGATGATGGTAATCGGTTTCGTCAGCTTTGCCGCCGGCACCTACATCATGATCCACCTGACGGCGGATTGGGATTTCTACGAACTCTTCATTCCGCAGATCCTGCGCGGCTTCGGGCTGATGATGTGCATGGTGCCGATCAACAACATCGCGCTCGGCACGATGCCGCCCTCGCGCATTCGCGGTGCCTCCGGTCTGTTCAACCTGACCAGAAACCTCGGCGGCGCCGTCGGTCTTGCCGTCATCAATACCGTGCTTACCAACCGGCAGGACGTGCATTACGAGCGGTTGCGGGAAAACATGGACTGGGGCAATCCTGCGGCGATCGACCAGATGAACAACATGGCCGCCAATTTCAACAGCTACGGCATGGACGGCGCCTCGGTCGCGATAAAGCAGATGGTCGGCCTTGCCACCAAACAGGCGGTCATCCTCTCTTTCAGCGACGTGTTCCTGATCCTGACCGCGCTTTTCGTCGCAATGATTCTCGGTGTCGCGATGATTCAGAAACCCGCGCCGCAAGGCGGGGGAGGAGGTGGCGGCGGCCACTGA
- a CDS encoding HlyD family secretion protein, whose protein sequence is MSSNQKSNVARIVSENAEAEEAKVAAVAEAPTAEAREAPAAPAQSTPAPVATPAAVKKRRSPILPIVVLALLAGGAWYGYEWWTNGRFMVSTDDAYIEGDIATISPKVTGYVAKVNVVANQEVKAGDVLATLDNGDYQNALDQAQAQIATEKLSLQRIDAQIEGANASLAQAQAQKVALEAAVRGAEITQKRQSELQAKSVGTAADLDNANIALDQAKANLAGGDANITAAKANITILQAQRREAEGSVRSLEISRDKAVRDLSFTVLKAPYDGIVGNRSVQEGDLVSPGQRLMALVPVRQLYIDANFKETQIQHLVPGSKVNVHVDAYSDHAIVGTVESISPASGSVFSLLPPENATGNFTKVIQRVPVRIALPQDALDSGRLRAGLSVVVDVDTRTAPSK, encoded by the coding sequence ATGTCAAGCAACCAGAAAAGCAATGTCGCGCGGATCGTCAGCGAAAACGCCGAAGCCGAAGAGGCAAAGGTCGCGGCCGTTGCGGAGGCTCCGACGGCGGAAGCTCGCGAAGCGCCGGCCGCCCCCGCGCAGTCGACGCCGGCTCCGGTTGCCACACCCGCGGCCGTGAAGAAGCGCCGCAGCCCGATACTGCCGATCGTCGTGCTTGCCCTTCTCGCAGGCGGCGCCTGGTATGGTTACGAATGGTGGACGAACGGCCGCTTCATGGTGTCGACCGACGACGCCTATATCGAGGGCGATATCGCAACGATCTCGCCGAAGGTCACGGGCTACGTCGCGAAGGTGAACGTCGTCGCCAACCAGGAAGTCAAAGCGGGCGACGTGCTTGCCACGCTTGATAACGGCGACTATCAGAACGCCCTCGATCAGGCGCAGGCCCAGATCGCCACCGAAAAGCTTTCGCTGCAGCGCATCGACGCGCAGATCGAAGGCGCCAATGCGAGCCTCGCGCAGGCGCAGGCGCAGAAGGTGGCACTCGAAGCGGCCGTTCGCGGCGCCGAGATCACCCAGAAGCGCCAGAGCGAACTTCAGGCGAAGTCGGTCGGCACCGCCGCCGATCTGGATAACGCCAATATCGCGCTCGACCAGGCCAAGGCCAATCTTGCCGGCGGCGACGCCAACATTACCGCCGCGAAGGCCAACATCACCATTCTTCAGGCGCAGCGCAGGGAAGCCGAAGGCTCGGTGAGGTCACTGGAAATCTCGCGCGATAAAGCTGTCCGGGATCTCTCCTTCACCGTGCTCAAGGCGCCTTATGACGGCATCGTCGGCAACCGCTCCGTCCAGGAAGGCGATCTCGTGTCGCCCGGCCAGCGCCTGATGGCGCTCGTTCCCGTGCGCCAGCTCTATATCGACGCCAATTTCAAGGAAACGCAGATCCAGCATCTCGTTCCGGGCTCGAAGGTCAACGTCCATGTCGACGCCTATAGCGACCACGCGATCGTCGGCACGGTCGAATCGATCTCGCCTGCATCCGGTTCGGTCTTTTCGCTGCTGCCGCCGGAAAATGCGACGGGCAATTTCACCAAGGTGATCCAGCGTGTGCCGGTGCGCATCGCGCTGCCGCAGGATGCACTCGACAGCGGGCGCCTGCGCGCGGGCCTGAGCGTCGTCGTCGACGTCGATACCCGTACGGCGCCGAGCAAGTAA
- a CDS encoding TetR/AcrR family transcriptional regulator, translating into MTLKPDNAAVFSPPSAGGRFAAGEDPVKRQQILAGAKRVFMKMGFDAASMNDVTREAGVSKGTLYVYFTNKEELFSAMIEAERAAFVAAVRTALAEHDEPEAGLYEFGINFVTHMTDEKVITAMRTVLGVRDRMPVLCQRFFKGPVNLRTIMRDFLERHVAEGTLVIDDIDLAAGQFLDLASGSFFKLRLFGSMEEPPSRDEIERVIRGAIRVFMAAYGAPGHETA; encoded by the coding sequence ATGACGCTGAAACCCGACAATGCCGCCGTCTTCAGCCCTCCCTCTGCAGGAGGCCGATTTGCCGCGGGTGAAGATCCGGTCAAGCGACAGCAGATCCTCGCCGGCGCCAAGCGCGTCTTCATGAAAATGGGTTTCGACGCCGCCAGCATGAACGACGTGACGCGTGAGGCCGGCGTCTCCAAGGGAACGCTCTACGTCTACTTCACCAACAAGGAAGAGCTGTTTTCGGCAATGATCGAGGCCGAGCGCGCCGCCTTCGTGGCCGCCGTGCGCACCGCGCTTGCCGAGCATGACGAACCGGAAGCCGGTTTGTACGAATTCGGGATAAACTTCGTCACCCATATGACCGACGAAAAGGTCATCACCGCAATGCGCACCGTCCTCGGCGTTCGCGATCGTATGCCGGTGCTCTGTCAGCGCTTCTTCAAGGGGCCGGTCAATCTGCGCACCATCATGCGCGATTTCCTGGAACGGCACGTCGCAGAAGGTACACTCGTCATCGACGATATCGATCTGGCCGCCGGCCAGTTTCTCGATCTCGCCAGTGGCAGCTTCTTCAAGCTGCGCCTGTTCGGCAGCATGGAAGAGCCGCCGTCGCGCGACGAAATCGAGCGCGTCATCCGCGGCGCGATCCGGGTTTTCATGGCCGCCTACGGCGCGCCTGGGCACGAGACCGCCTGA
- a CDS encoding AraC family transcriptional regulator, which translates to MSAIARAIWFIESHFESDISLEEISEAAGLSRYHLSRVFGLVTGHSISGYIRGRRLSRAVPALVGGSSTILEVALCAGYGSHEAFTRAFRDQFGMTPDAVRRQGHARNLVLLEPIRMDPAHLNDLEPPRFETLQPMLLAGLQEIYPYGGNAAIPSLWQKFNAHFGHISGQKGNVAYGVCTHIDGEAEKFRYMAAVEIADAGDLPADFATLKLPGQRYVVFTHRGHVSGIPATMNRIFGTWWPTSGLEHGETPDMFERYDERFDPHTGMGVTEIWLPIRE; encoded by the coding sequence ATGAGCGCCATTGCACGGGCGATCTGGTTCATCGAGAGCCATTTCGAAAGCGATATATCGCTGGAAGAGATATCGGAAGCAGCCGGATTGTCGCGCTACCATCTGTCGCGCGTCTTCGGTCTCGTTACCGGTCACTCGATCAGCGGCTATATAAGAGGACGGCGCCTCAGCCGCGCGGTGCCCGCGCTCGTCGGCGGTTCATCCACCATTCTCGAGGTTGCGCTTTGCGCCGGCTACGGCTCGCACGAAGCCTTCACCCGTGCCTTCCGCGACCAGTTCGGCATGACGCCGGATGCGGTGCGCAGACAGGGGCACGCCCGTAACCTCGTCCTGCTGGAGCCGATCAGAATGGACCCCGCCCACCTCAACGACCTCGAACCACCCCGCTTCGAAACCCTTCAACCGATGCTGCTTGCCGGTCTGCAGGAGATCTACCCCTATGGCGGCAACGCCGCCATCCCCTCGCTGTGGCAGAAGTTCAATGCTCATTTCGGCCATATCTCCGGCCAGAAAGGCAACGTAGCCTACGGCGTCTGCACCCATATCGACGGCGAGGCGGAGAAATTCCGCTACATGGCCGCAGTCGAAATCGCCGATGCCGGCGACCTGCCTGCCGATTTCGCCACGCTCAAGCTTCCCGGCCAGCGTTACGTCGTCTTCACCCATCGCGGCCATGTCTCCGGCATTCCGGCGACCATGAACCGGATTTTCGGCACCTGGTGGCCGACATCGGGTCTGGAACACGGCGAGACACCTGACATGTTCGAACGCTATGACGAACGTTTCGACCCCCATACCGGCATGGGCGTCACGGAAATCTGGTTGCCGATCAGGGAATAA
- a CDS encoding TerC family protein, which yields MQEIMTLIQDPAAWVALITLVVMEVVLGIDNLIFISILTNKLPHEHREKARKVGIGLALIMRLALLGTVAWIVQLTEPLFEAFGHGFSWKDLILIAGGLFLVWKATKEIHHSVDPVDHQEDFIATSATTGFASAIGQILLLDLVFSVDSIITAVGMTPHLPIMVIAVIAAVTVMLVAATPLANFIERNPTIVMLALAFLLMIGTTLIADGMGFHVPKGYVYAAMAFSALVEVLNMFARNARKRKREGAH from the coding sequence ATGCAGGAAATTATGACGCTCATTCAGGATCCGGCCGCCTGGGTGGCGCTCATCACGCTGGTGGTGATGGAAGTCGTTCTCGGGATCGACAACCTGATCTTCATTTCCATTCTCACCAACAAACTGCCGCACGAGCACCGCGAGAAAGCCCGCAAGGTCGGCATCGGCCTGGCCCTGATCATGCGCCTGGCGCTGCTCGGCACCGTCGCCTGGATCGTGCAGCTGACCGAGCCGCTGTTCGAGGCCTTCGGCCACGGCTTCTCCTGGAAGGACCTGATCCTGATCGCCGGCGGCTTGTTCCTCGTCTGGAAGGCGACCAAGGAAATTCACCACAGCGTCGATCCCGTCGACCATCAGGAAGATTTCATTGCCACGTCGGCAACGACAGGCTTTGCATCGGCCATCGGCCAGATCCTGCTGCTCGACCTGGTCTTCTCCGTCGACAGCATTATCACCGCCGTCGGTATGACGCCGCATCTGCCGATCATGGTGATCGCCGTCATCGCCGCCGTCACCGTCATGCTTGTTGCCGCCACCCCGCTCGCCAACTTCATCGAGCGCAACCCGACGATCGTCATGCTTGCCCTCGCCTTCCTGCTGATGATCGGCACGACGCTGATCGCCGACGGCATGGGCTTCCATGTGCCGAAGGGCTACGTATACGCCGCCATGGCCTTCTCGGCACTGGTCGAGGTGCTGAACATGTTCGCGCGCAATGCTCGCAAACGGAAACGCGAAGGCGCCCATTGA
- the gltX gene encoding glutamate--tRNA ligase → MTVSGTASGVRVRIAPSPTGEPHVGTAYIALFNYLFAKKHGGEFILRIEDTDATRSTPEFETKVLDALKWCGLEWKEGPDIGGPYGPYRQSDRKPMYQPYAEELLDKGHAFRCFCTPERLEQMREAQRAAGKPPKYDGLCLNLTAEEVTSRMAAGETTVIRMKIPAEGSCDFTDGVYGDVSIPWDSVDMQVLIKADGMPTYHMANVIDDHLMKITHVARGEEWLASVPKHILLYRYFGWEQPVFMHLSLMRNADKSKLSKRKNPTSISYYSALGYIPEALMNFLGLFFMQIAEGEELLTMEELSEKFDPDNLSKAGAIFDIQKLDWLNGRWIREKLSEEEFQARVLTWAMENDRLKAGLRLSQTRISKLGELPDLAGFLLKSDLGLQPSDFAKIKSPPEEILEILNTVQPDLEKILEWNVETIEAELRAIADRMGKKLKVVVSPLFVAVSGSSRSLPLFDSMAILGRSVVRQRLKLAAQAVAALVGSK, encoded by the coding sequence ATGACAGTTTCCGGGACAGCTTCCGGCGTCCGCGTCCGCATCGCTCCCTCGCCGACCGGCGAGCCGCATGTTGGCACCGCTTATATCGCTCTTTTCAACTACCTCTTCGCCAAGAAGCACGGCGGCGAGTTCATCCTGCGCATCGAAGACACCGATGCGACGCGCTCGACCCCGGAATTCGAGACGAAGGTGCTGGACGCGCTCAAATGGTGCGGGCTGGAATGGAAGGAAGGCCCGGATATCGGCGGCCCCTACGGCCCATACCGCCAGTCCGACCGCAAGCCGATGTACCAGCCCTACGCTGAGGAGCTGCTGGACAAGGGCCATGCCTTCCGCTGTTTCTGCACGCCCGAGCGGCTGGAGCAGATGCGCGAGGCACAGCGCGCTGCCGGCAAGCCGCCGAAATATGACGGTCTCTGCCTGAACCTCACCGCTGAGGAAGTCACCTCGCGCATGGCGGCGGGCGAGACCACAGTCATCCGCATGAAGATCCCGGCCGAAGGCTCCTGCGACTTCACGGACGGCGTCTACGGCGATGTCAGCATTCCGTGGGATTCCGTCGACATGCAGGTCCTGATCAAGGCCGACGGCATGCCGACCTATCATATGGCCAATGTCATCGACGACCATCTGATGAAGATCACTCATGTGGCCCGCGGCGAGGAATGGCTGGCTTCCGTGCCGAAGCACATCCTGCTCTATCGCTATTTCGGCTGGGAGCAGCCGGTCTTCATGCATCTGTCGCTGATGCGCAATGCCGACAAGTCCAAGCTGTCGAAGCGTAAGAACCCGACCTCAATCTCCTATTATTCGGCGCTCGGCTATATCCCGGAAGCGCTGATGAACTTCCTCGGTCTCTTCTTCATGCAGATCGCTGAAGGCGAAGAGCTTCTGACGATGGAAGAGCTGTCGGAAAAGTTCGATCCGGACAATCTCTCCAAAGCCGGCGCGATCTTCGACATCCAGAAGCTCGACTGGCTGAACGGCCGCTGGATCCGCGAGAAGCTCAGCGAAGAGGAATTCCAGGCGCGCGTGCTCACCTGGGCGATGGAAAACGACCGTTTGAAGGCCGGCCTGCGGCTGTCGCAGACGCGTATTTCCAAGCTCGGCGAACTGCCCGATCTCGCAGGCTTCCTGCTGAAATCCGATCTCGGCCTGCAGCCTTCCGATTTCGCCAAGATCAAGTCGCCGCCGGAAGAGATCCTGGAAATCCTCAACACCGTCCAGCCGGATCTCGAAAAGATCCTGGAATGGAACGTCGAGACGATCGAAGCCGAACTGCGTGCCATCGCCGACCGGATGGGCAAGAAGCTGAAGGTTGTGGTCTCGCCGCTCTTCGTCGCCGTCTCCGGTTCGTCGCGCTCGCTGCCGCTCTTCGACTCCATGGCGATCCTCGGCCGCTCGGTTGTGCGCCAGCGCCTGAAGCTCGCCGCCCAGGCAGTCGCCGCCCTCGTCGGCTCGAAGTAA